One Dysosmobacter welbionis DNA segment encodes these proteins:
- a CDS encoding SLOG family protein — protein METKVCCVTGHRDIPTDRAVYVEQALRREVLAAIEDGYTRFISGFAEGTDLMFAAIVAEQKEYSPNLYLEAALPYAGRIKTKSKQFHDLLRICDEVTVVCQEYTPSCFMRRNRYMAVKSQRVIAVYDGRDRGGTLYTMRYAHTLEKEVRVIEV, from the coding sequence ATGGAAACAAAAGTATGTTGTGTTACGGGACATCGGGATATTCCAACAGATCGGGCCGTCTACGTAGAGCAAGCGCTTCGACGTGAAGTCCTGGCAGCGATTGAGGATGGATATACCCGCTTCATCTCTGGTTTTGCTGAAGGAACGGATCTCATGTTTGCGGCCATCGTTGCCGAGCAAAAGGAATACAGCCCCAATCTGTATTTAGAGGCGGCTTTGCCCTATGCGGGCAGGATCAAAACAAAAAGCAAGCAATTTCACGATTTGCTGCGAATCTGCGATGAGGTCACGGTCGTATGCCAAGAATATACCCCTTCATGCTTTATGCGGAGAAACCGGTATATGGCCGTGAAGTCCCAGCGTGTGATTGCCGTTTATGATGGGCGAGATCGTGGTGGAACGCTTTACACCATGCGCTATGCCCATACGCTGGAGAAGGAGGTCCGGGTAATCGAGGTATGA
- a CDS encoding DNA cytosine methyltransferase, with the protein MGGKTGLYLVGFNRKDGIVGKRDTAIPLNASDFRGINRNQTQNAVLVDLCSGHPKQTDAARCLTARYGQTTLSNRKGERSGVLLIKEATKKGYKEAQPGDTVDLGYAGSNTRRGRVGRDIAHTLETSCIQGIVENGGRIRRLMPRECLRLQGFEEWQIDRILAIQSDAQAYKQAGNSVTVNVIEAIAKRIQTVDEELKAGAAA; encoded by the coding sequence ATGGGCGGGAAGACCGGATTATATCTGGTGGGCTTTAACCGGAAAGATGGGATCGTCGGAAAGCGGGATACAGCAATTCCGCTGAACGCCAGCGATTTCAGAGGAATCAACCGGAACCAAACACAAAACGCTGTGCTGGTAGACCTTTGCAGCGGGCATCCAAAGCAAACGGACGCTGCCCGCTGTCTCACCGCCCGGTATGGACAGACCACACTGTCCAACCGTAAAGGCGAGCGCTCCGGTGTCCTGCTCATCAAGGAGGCGACCAAGAAGGGGTACAAGGAGGCTCAACCCGGCGATACGGTGGATTTGGGCTACGCAGGCAGCAACACCCGCCGCGGGCGCGTTGGGCGTGACATTGCCCATACGCTGGAAACCAGCTGTATCCAGGGGATCGTGGAAAACGGCGGACGCATCCGCCGTCTCATGCCCCGTGAGTGCCTGCGGCTTCAGGGCTTTGAGGAATGGCAAATTGACCGCATCCTCGCCATCCAGTCTGACGCTCAGGCCTATAAGCAGGCGGGCAACAGTGTCACCGTCAATGTAATTGAGGCGATTGCCAAGCGTATCCAGACAGTGGACGAGGAATTGAAAGCGGGGGCCGCCGCATGA
- the metK gene encoding methionine adenosyltransferase, giving the protein MKDKYVLTAESVTEGHPDKLCDTIADAVVDACLEHDPTAHVACEVMATAGKIIAAGEITAAWLPDIPAVICRTVREAGYGGSDYEVEVITHEQSPDIAGAVNSGAETGAGDQGIVYGYACDETPELLPLPVVLVHELTRLLTQARKLRTIPGLKPDGKAQVSVEYQFGVPKRVSAVVVSCQHEDGVELAELRHAVMRHIIQPAFQDFPLDAETEILINPSGRFVEGGFEADTGLTGRKLMVDTYGGLAPHGGGALSGKDGTKVDRSGAYMARYIAKNIVAAGLAERCTVSMAYAIGRAKPVIVEVDAHGTGKYSNAALEQAVRTVCQLTPNGMIDTLGLDKPIFRKFCNYGHFTHADAPWEQTDMTEVLESACRAKETGVSAR; this is encoded by the coding sequence ATGAAAGATAAGTATGTCTTAACTGCGGAGTCTGTCACTGAGGGCCACCCGGACAAGCTCTGCGACACCATTGCCGACGCCGTAGTGGATGCCTGCCTGGAGCATGACCCCACCGCCCATGTAGCCTGCGAGGTCATGGCTACCGCAGGTAAGATCATCGCGGCTGGCGAGATCACGGCGGCGTGGCTCCCGGACATCCCTGCCGTCATCTGCCGCACCGTGCGGGAAGCCGGATATGGCGGCAGCGATTATGAGGTGGAGGTGATCACCCACGAGCAAAGCCCCGACATCGCCGGAGCAGTCAATAGCGGCGCGGAGACCGGAGCAGGCGACCAGGGTATCGTGTACGGCTACGCCTGCGATGAAACGCCTGAGCTTCTTCCACTGCCGGTAGTGCTGGTACATGAACTCACCCGCCTGCTGACCCAGGCGAGAAAGCTGCGCACGATTCCCGGCTTGAAGCCGGACGGTAAGGCGCAGGTGTCTGTGGAGTATCAGTTCGGCGTTCCCAAGCGTGTCTCTGCCGTAGTGGTCTCCTGCCAGCATGAGGATGGTGTGGAGCTGGCAGAGCTTCGCCATGCGGTCATGCGACATATTATCCAGCCCGCTTTTCAGGACTTCCCGCTGGATGCCGAAACGGAGATCCTCATCAATCCTTCCGGCAGATTTGTGGAGGGCGGCTTTGAAGCGGATACCGGACTCACGGGCCGTAAGCTGATGGTGGATACCTACGGCGGTCTCGCACCACATGGCGGCGGCGCGTTGTCCGGCAAGGATGGCACCAAGGTGGATCGCAGCGGCGCTTACATGGCCCGCTACATCGCAAAAAACATTGTGGCGGCGGGACTTGCTGAACGCTGCACCGTCAGTATGGCCTACGCCATCGGCAGGGCGAAGCCTGTCATAGTGGAGGTGGATGCCCACGGCACTGGCAAGTACTCCAATGCTGCACTGGAGCAGGCCGTTCGCACGGTGTGCCAGCTGACGCCGAACGGCATGATCGATACGCTGGGTTTGGACAAACCTATTTTCCGCAAATTCTGCAACTACGGACACTTCACCCACGCGGATGCCCCGTGGGAGCAGACGGATATGACGGAGGTGCTGGAAAGCGCCTGCCGCGCCAAGGAGACAGGGGTTTCCGCCCGCTGA
- a CDS encoding amidoligase family protein, with amino-acid sequence MIGMKDQCFGVEVEMTGLTRGQAAQALANYFGTEPYYVGGGYDKWSVKDPDGKVWSIMSDSSIVTEMKTESGYMHTSNIEYRVEMVTPKLTYAELPRLQECVRQVRHVGAKVNHSCGIHVHVDAANHNRQSLKNLLSIMYSKEDILFKALQVNSSRVSQYCQKVREPMLKEARKLSSDETKNLTALESIWYEGNISDREHYNWTRYYALNLHSVFYRGTVEWRCFNSTLHAGKVAAYVNLCLAMSAQAINQRSTVMRKTHSDNELFTFRVWLVRLGLNGDEFKNTRNHLLANLEGDRAWRYDKDTYEANKKKKKSREMER; translated from the coding sequence ATGATCGGAATGAAGGATCAGTGCTTTGGCGTTGAGGTCGAGATGACGGGACTCACTCGTGGGCAGGCTGCGCAGGCGCTGGCCAATTATTTTGGCACAGAACCTTACTATGTGGGGGGCGGATACGATAAATGGAGCGTGAAAGACCCGGATGGCAAGGTGTGGAGCATTATGAGCGATTCCAGCATTGTTACGGAAATGAAAACTGAAAGCGGGTATATGCATACCAGCAACATCGAATACCGGGTTGAGATGGTGACGCCAAAACTCACTTACGCGGAGTTACCCAGGCTTCAGGAGTGTGTCCGTCAGGTGCGCCATGTCGGGGCCAAAGTCAACCACTCCTGCGGTATCCATGTTCATGTGGACGCCGCCAACCACAACCGCCAGAGTCTGAAAAACCTTCTGAGCATTATGTACTCCAAGGAGGATATCCTGTTCAAAGCACTGCAGGTAAATTCAAGCCGTGTCAGCCAATACTGCCAGAAGGTGCGGGAGCCAATGCTAAAGGAAGCACGCAAGCTCTCCTCTGACGAAACAAAAAATCTCACGGCGCTGGAAAGCATCTGGTATGAAGGGAATATCTCTGACCGAGAACACTATAACTGGACGCGCTATTATGCCCTGAATCTGCACTCTGTGTTTTATAGAGGAACCGTTGAGTGGCGTTGTTTCAACTCTACGCTTCATGCCGGAAAGGTCGCGGCCTATGTGAATTTATGCCTTGCCATGTCTGCCCAAGCCATTAACCAGCGCAGCACCGTTATGCGGAAAACCCATAGCGACAACGAACTGTTTACCTTCCGTGTCTGGCTGGTGCGGCTGGGACTCAACGGTGACGAGTTCAAGAATACCCGTAATCATCTGCTGGCCAATCTGGAGGGTGATCGGGCATGGCGCTATGACAAGGATACTTATGAAGCCAATAAAAAGAAGAAAAAATCCAGAGAAATGGAGAGGTGA
- a CDS encoding site-specific integrase — MTIEHTGSLSEWLRKTISKLKSHLAELGYSESTILRLDATWKELIVYCEAHQTTEFTVDLERRFVWERYGADLGDRDISQNVSRAIHMLDDYLQYGMVFKQSSITLKGFSPAYKELFEGFLDSLRQNQVAEGSIRTWRSRLFRFEYFLLESGIEHFHLLELHHVNTYIESLTGFSPGTVAATIRILGKLFDYALAKGYHYISYANALPCIRRTHKYRLPTVFSPDEVECILTQVDRSNPLGKRNYAILLLVTRLGLRISDVRLLRFENIDWKNKRISIHQQKTGIPLELPLLEDVGWAIIDYLQHGRPETDCPCIFVRHLAPFDVMSGSMQRLVSKLVSKAGIHVSTDKPIGMHSFRHSVATSMLNNGAELTDIAQTLGHATPESTQVYVSLNTEMLRRCALEVLL, encoded by the coding sequence ATGACGATAGAGCACACAGGCTCATTGAGCGAATGGCTCAGGAAAACGATCAGCAAGTTAAAGTCACACTTAGCTGAACTCGGCTACAGTGAAAGCACGATTTTAAGGTTAGACGCGACATGGAAGGAGTTGATTGTATACTGCGAAGCGCATCAGACAACTGAGTTCACCGTGGATTTAGAGCGGAGATTTGTCTGGGAACGGTATGGTGCCGATCTTGGCGATAGGGATATATCTCAGAATGTCAGCCGGGCTATTCATATGTTGGACGATTATTTACAGTATGGGATGGTCTTTAAGCAATCAAGTATCACCTTGAAGGGCTTTTCTCCAGCCTATAAGGAGCTATTTGAAGGCTTTTTGGACAGTTTGCGCCAAAACCAAGTGGCTGAAGGTTCTATCAGAACTTGGCGGAGCAGGCTATTTCGCTTTGAGTATTTTCTGCTGGAGTCCGGCATTGAGCATTTCCACCTGCTTGAGCTGCACCATGTAAATACTTATATTGAATCTTTGACTGGATTTTCTCCCGGTACGGTTGCGGCAACAATTCGCATCTTAGGCAAGCTGTTTGATTACGCATTGGCCAAAGGCTACCATTATATCAGTTACGCCAATGCTTTGCCCTGTATCAGACGGACGCATAAGTATCGCCTGCCTACTGTTTTTTCACCGGATGAGGTAGAGTGCATTCTGACTCAGGTAGACCGATCCAATCCGTTGGGGAAGCGGAACTATGCGATCCTGTTGTTGGTTACCCGGCTGGGGCTGCGCATCAGTGACGTGCGATTGCTTCGATTCGAGAATATTGACTGGAAAAACAAGCGAATTTCAATTCATCAACAAAAAACCGGGATACCCTTAGAACTTCCATTGCTCGAAGATGTGGGCTGGGCAATCATTGATTACCTCCAGCATGGCCGCCCAGAGACAGACTGTCCATGTATATTTGTCCGGCACCTTGCACCGTTTGATGTCATGAGCGGTTCTATGCAAAGGTTGGTTTCCAAACTCGTTTCTAAAGCAGGTATTCATGTCTCTACGGATAAACCGATTGGGATGCACAGCTTCCGACACAGTGTCGCTACCTCCATGCTGAATAATGGAGCAGAATTAACTGACATTGCGCAAACGCTGGGTCATGCCACACCGGAAAGCACACAGGTATACGTTAGCCTCAATACAGAAATGCTGAGACGATGTGCATTGGAGGTGCTTCTATGA
- a CDS encoding ParM/StbA family protein has protein sequence MSEPIIIIGVDHGYAAMKTAYFSFHTGLVAHEHEPYTLNNVLEYGGKYYVVGSGRQPLQKDKTQTEDYYLLTLAAIAKELAYRNAGTAADIHLAAGLPLTSFGRDKKAFRDYLCRGGKPVSFRYEGQDYVITISKVSLYPQGYAAVLTQGSMLDEPSVIIADIGGWTVDLMRLDNRIPNAATCRSLELGMIRCLDEISEQIRRGLGLSMTAAQIESVLRGDASHVNEDAKKIIYQEAERYTKRLLSAIAESGLDVRAMPAVFLGGGATLLKHHASAADGLCRPIILDDVCLNAKGYERLTERMSKKHEQ, from the coding sequence ATGAGCGAACCCATCATCATCATCGGTGTAGATCATGGCTACGCTGCCATGAAAACCGCGTATTTTTCCTTTCACACCGGGCTGGTGGCCCATGAGCATGAGCCGTACACGCTGAACAATGTGCTGGAATACGGCGGTAAATATTATGTGGTGGGCAGCGGACGCCAGCCGCTCCAAAAGGACAAGACCCAAACGGAGGATTACTACCTTCTCACGCTGGCCGCCATAGCAAAGGAACTGGCATACCGCAATGCCGGAACGGCAGCGGACATCCATCTGGCAGCCGGACTGCCGCTCACCAGCTTTGGCAGGGATAAGAAAGCGTTCCGGGACTACCTGTGCCGGGGCGGCAAACCGGTGTCTTTCCGTTATGAAGGACAGGACTATGTCATCACGATCTCCAAAGTGTCGCTGTATCCGCAGGGCTATGCCGCAGTGCTGACGCAGGGTAGCATGCTGGATGAGCCATCCGTCATCATTGCGGACATCGGCGGCTGGACGGTGGATCTCATGCGGCTGGACAACCGTATCCCCAACGCCGCCACCTGCCGCAGTCTGGAGCTCGGCATGATCCGCTGCCTGGATGAGATCAGCGAGCAGATCCGCCGTGGCCTTGGTCTGTCTATGACGGCCGCGCAGATTGAAAGCGTTCTGCGCGGCGATGCCAGCCATGTGAACGAGGACGCGAAAAAAATCATTTATCAGGAAGCGGAACGCTACACCAAACGCCTGCTCTCTGCCATCGCGGAGAGCGGCCTGGACGTCCGAGCCATGCCTGCTGTTTTTCTTGGCGGCGGTGCGACGCTGCTGAAGCATCATGCTTCCGCTGCGGACGGACTATGCCGTCCCATCATACTGGATGACGTTTGCTTAAATGCCAAGGGATATGAGCGTCTGACAGAGCGAATGTCGAAAAAGCATGAGCAGTGA
- a CDS encoding helix-turn-helix domain-containing protein, whose amino-acid sequence MISYAPLWETMEKRGATTYTLQCKGGISSSTIRRLKANESVSTNTLDALCKILDCTLADIVTYLPDKE is encoded by the coding sequence ATGATCTCATACGCCCCATTGTGGGAAACGATGGAAAAGCGTGGAGCGACCACATATACGCTGCAATGTAAAGGTGGGATCAGTAGTTCTACGATCCGGAGGCTGAAAGCGAATGAATCCGTTTCGACCAACACTTTGGACGCGCTATGTAAAATACTGGATTGTACTTTGGCTGATATAGTGACTTATCTGCCAGACAAGGAATAA
- a CDS encoding tyrosine-type recombinase/integrase yields MANRGPTFFAKALSRYFFEYLPSERGLSQETIQSYRDAMSLLLDFCERERKIRRDRLEVSDFNRELIDAFFRWLEQEKGNSITTRNQRRAAINAFFKFLQYEDPGFVLLCQQIREIPPKKCEQRVVPHLSEEAIQTIFGQPNLTTREGRRDFAFLTLIYESAARASEIANLRFGDIRFDKKWAVVHLKGKGRKFRDIPVLPVPAKILKDYLAEESQYRQCDIDAPLFCNRSKAPLTRGGVYYIIQKYVSLAQKEKPDLFPVRVHPHVFRHSRAMHWLEAGVDLQYIKDLLGHSDIKTTEVYARLNIKMKQKLLEQVHPQQLSDQQPSWTDDENLMQWLTQLYIPTK; encoded by the coding sequence ATGGCTAATCGTGGACCGACTTTTTTTGCCAAAGCGTTATCAAGATATTTCTTTGAGTATTTACCATCTGAAAGGGGACTAAGCCAAGAAACAATTCAATCCTATCGAGACGCAATGTCCTTGCTACTGGATTTCTGTGAACGGGAACGCAAAATTCGAAGAGATAGGCTGGAAGTTAGCGATTTCAATAGAGAGCTAATTGATGCTTTTTTTCGGTGGCTGGAACAGGAGAAAGGTAACTCTATTACGACAAGGAACCAACGGCGAGCAGCAATCAATGCGTTTTTTAAGTTCCTGCAGTATGAAGATCCAGGCTTTGTACTGCTATGCCAACAGATCCGGGAAATTCCTCCGAAGAAATGTGAGCAAAGGGTTGTCCCGCATCTTTCGGAAGAAGCCATCCAAACTATTTTTGGACAGCCGAACCTTACAACGCGTGAGGGACGGCGTGACTTTGCCTTCTTGACCTTAATCTATGAATCTGCTGCTCGTGCATCTGAAATCGCTAACCTTCGCTTTGGTGATATCCGTTTTGATAAAAAATGGGCCGTTGTACATCTGAAAGGTAAGGGAAGAAAGTTCCGAGATATACCAGTTCTTCCTGTACCTGCAAAGATCTTGAAGGATTATCTGGCTGAGGAATCCCAATATCGCCAATGTGATATAGATGCCCCGCTTTTTTGCAACAGAAGCAAGGCCCCTCTAACACGAGGCGGTGTCTACTACATCATACAGAAATATGTTTCCCTTGCACAAAAGGAGAAGCCTGATTTGTTCCCAGTGCGGGTCCATCCTCATGTATTCAGACACAGCCGAGCGATGCATTGGTTAGAGGCCGGTGTGGATTTGCAATATATAAAAGACCTGTTAGGGCATTCTGACATTAAAACTACCGAGGTGTATGCCCGGCTGAACATTAAAATGAAGCAAAAGCTGTTGGAGCAAGTGCATCCGCAGCAGCTTAGTGACCAGCAGCCCTCTTGGACAGATGACGAAAATTTGATGCAATGGTTGACTCAGCTCTATATTCCAACTAAATAA
- a CDS encoding DUF3846 domain-containing protein, which produces MTILVVEPMKTPTVQEIDGSLESMQRIVGGDIEAVYPFDDPVALVCHGEGKLLGLPMNRALTDESGVPYDIVCGTFFVVGIGDEDFTSLTEQQIEKYRKKYANEMVFSVPVPSGNHKKQCNKEKNEHER; this is translated from the coding sequence ATGACCATTCTTGTGGTGGAGCCGATGAAAACGCCCACTGTACAGGAGATCGACGGCAGCCTGGAATCCATGCAGCGGATCGTAGGTGGAGATATTGAGGCTGTTTACCCGTTCGATGACCCGGTCGCGCTCGTCTGTCACGGAGAGGGCAAGCTTCTGGGATTGCCTATGAACCGTGCCCTGACAGATGAATCCGGAGTGCCGTATGACATTGTCTGCGGCACCTTTTTTGTAGTCGGAATTGGAGATGAGGATTTTACATCCCTGACGGAGCAGCAGATCGAAAAGTATCGAAAGAAATACGCCAATGAGATGGTGTTTTCTGTTCCTGTGCCGTCCGGAAACCATAAAAAACAATGCAATAAGGAGAAAAACGAACATGAAAGATAA
- a CDS encoding gamma-glutamylcyclotransferase family protein: MEETLYFAYGSNINLEQMEHRCPDAQLVGPVTLQNYELQFRGSGFATVSPKKGSVVHGLLWKLTPKSEQALDRYEGYPRHYTKEQVSVRTTDDAAVSVMAYIMAEPMSRQPALPSPYYYRAIQQGFEANGLPVESLEEAWNRTIDEIWLGKVERPKNGKNPKTRKPER; the protein is encoded by the coding sequence ATGGAAGAAACTCTGTATTTCGCCTACGGCAGCAATATCAATTTAGAACAGATGGAGCATCGTTGTCCAGACGCCCAGCTCGTTGGGCCGGTGACGCTGCAGAACTATGAGTTGCAGTTCCGCGGCAGCGGCTTTGCCACTGTCTCTCCCAAGAAAGGCAGCGTCGTCCACGGTCTGCTATGGAAGCTCACGCCGAAGTCTGAACAGGCGCTGGACCGCTACGAAGGCTATCCTCGCCACTACACCAAGGAGCAGGTATCTGTGCGGACCACAGATGACGCAGCCGTTTCCGTCATGGCTTATATCATGGCAGAACCGATGAGCCGCCAGCCCGCACTGCCTTCTCCGTATTATTACCGTGCGATCCAGCAAGGCTTCGAGGCCAATGGCTTGCCGGTGGAATCGCTGGAGGAAGCGTGGAACAGGACCATCGACGAAATCTGGTTAGGAAAAGTGGAGAGGCCGAAGAATGGGAAAAACCCAAAAACCAGAAAACCGGAGAGGTAA
- a CDS encoding HU family DNA-binding protein, with translation MNKTELLTAMAETSGLAKKDCDAALSAFIDTVEAALKSGDKVQLVGFGTFEAKERAARTGKNPATGATIEIAASKAPVFKAGKAFKDSIQ, from the coding sequence ATGAACAAGACGGAACTTCTCACCGCTATGGCAGAGACCAGCGGCCTTGCTAAAAAGGACTGCGACGCCGCACTGAGCGCATTCATTGATACCGTGGAAGCTGCTCTGAAGTCTGGGGACAAGGTCCAACTGGTTGGCTTTGGCACCTTTGAGGCAAAAGAGCGTGCTGCCCGCACCGGTAAAAACCCGGCCACCGGTGCGACCATTGAAATCGCCGCTTCCAAGGCTCCGGTCTTTAAGGCCGGCAAGGCGTTCAAGGACAGCATTCAGTAA
- the dcm gene encoding DNA (cytosine-5-)-methyltransferase has product MFAGIGGFRSGLTRAGGFRCVGHCEIDKHANASYQAIYEPGKEERYYPDATKLDPADLPDFDLLCGGFPCQAFSNAGRRRGFADARGTLFFEIARLAQAKRPPYLLLENVPGLLSHDKGKTFSVILSALDDLGYHVEWTVLNAQLCSAEHN; this is encoded by the coding sequence ATGTTTGCCGGCATTGGCGGCTTCCGCTCCGGATTGACCCGCGCGGGCGGATTCCGGTGTGTTGGACACTGTGAGATCGACAAGCACGCCAATGCCAGTTATCAAGCAATCTACGAACCGGGAAAGGAGGAACGATACTATCCCGATGCAACCAAACTCGATCCCGCAGACCTGCCGGACTTCGACCTGCTCTGTGGAGGATTCCCCTGCCAGGCATTTTCTAACGCTGGCCGCAGACGGGGCTTTGCCGACGCCAGAGGAACTCTCTTCTTTGAGATTGCCCGATTGGCTCAAGCAAAGCGACCTCCGTATCTGCTGCTTGAAAATGTTCCCGGCCTTTTATCGCATGACAAAGGGAAAACCTTTTCGGTCATCCTCTCCGCACTGGATGACCTGGGGTACCATGTCGAATGGACTGTGCTTAACGCTCAATTATGTTCAGCTGAACATAATTGA
- a CDS encoding tyrosine-type recombinase/integrase, whose amino-acid sequence MSKKPFFTGPFAPICESYVAQKRASGLDYNQQAKLLRLFDNFCKDYEIQSYTITKEIALTWCKKRPNEADATRYSRVSEMQRFAQYLCKQGYPSYLLPALPKCGEQHVPYIFSTDELHLIFERLDSLSPTNLSPNRHLTMPLLFRVLYGCGLRISEALALLKNDVDLKDGILHIRHGKNDRERIVPMSATLTEECRKYAQAVHKNTVESTPFFYAKGGTPYTKSTIGKFFRGILWDVGIPYKGKQFGPRVHDLRHTFCCHNIQKWAEAGLPIYSNLLILSRYVGHTSISSTQYYLRLTAQSFPHIMDICEQNLGGMYAPFDLAMEREGLQDG is encoded by the coding sequence ATGAGTAAGAAGCCCTTCTTTACAGGACCATTTGCTCCAATATGCGAATCCTATGTGGCACAAAAAAGGGCATCTGGTCTGGACTATAACCAGCAGGCCAAACTGCTGCGGCTATTTGATAATTTTTGTAAAGATTATGAGATTCAGAGTTACACAATTACGAAAGAGATTGCATTGACATGGTGCAAGAAGCGCCCAAATGAGGCGGACGCCACCCGATATAGCCGAGTGAGTGAAATGCAGAGGTTTGCCCAATACCTGTGCAAACAAGGTTATCCATCCTACCTGCTTCCAGCCCTTCCCAAATGCGGAGAACAACACGTACCCTATATTTTTTCAACGGATGAGTTACATCTCATTTTTGAACGACTTGACTCACTTTCTCCGACTAACCTATCCCCTAACCGACATCTTACTATGCCACTCTTATTTCGCGTACTCTATGGCTGTGGCCTTCGAATTTCTGAAGCGTTGGCGTTACTAAAAAACGATGTGGATTTGAAAGACGGAATTTTGCACATACGGCACGGAAAGAATGACCGCGAGAGGATTGTCCCAATGTCTGCCACATTGACGGAAGAATGTAGAAAATATGCGCAGGCTGTTCATAAAAACACTGTCGAATCAACGCCGTTCTTTTATGCAAAGGGCGGGACCCCTTATACAAAATCCACCATTGGAAAGTTCTTTCGCGGCATTTTGTGGGATGTGGGGATTCCATATAAAGGGAAGCAATTTGGGCCGCGCGTGCATGATCTCCGTCATACATTTTGCTGCCATAATATCCAAAAATGGGCTGAAGCTGGACTCCCAATATACAGCAATCTACTGATTCTTTCCCGTTATGTTGGGCATACATCGATTAGTTCCACCCAGTACTATCTCCGCCTGACCGCACAATCCTTCCCCCATATCATGGATATTTGTGAACAGAATTTGGGCGGCATGTATGCTCCGTTTGACCTTGCCATGGAAAGAGAGGGATTGCAGGATGGCTAA